Proteins co-encoded in one Brassica rapa cultivar Chiifu-401-42 chromosome A02, CAAS_Brap_v3.01, whole genome shotgun sequence genomic window:
- the LOC103852891 gene encoding probable LRR receptor-like serine/threonine-protein kinase At1g74360 — protein sequence MVVSPGIMADGDSNSLLSLVSFLLFILITATAVTGDSDREVLLSFKSYLQSWNPTERGKYNEWETTEKQGVCQWPGIICTPEGSRIIGINLRDSTISGPLFGNFSALTQLAFLDLSNNTIGGSIPDDLNRCHNLKHLNLSLNIIEGELSFSGLSNLEVLDLSVNRIEGDVHSSFPLLCNSLIVANLSTNNFSGRIDDIFNECRYLKYVDLRYNGFSGEIWSDFRRLVKFSVSRNRLSGNISASMFRGNCTLQVLDLSGNGFAGEFPGQVSNCQNLNVLDLWGNNFRGNIPAEIGSISSLRGLYFGKNEFSRDIPETLLNLSNLVFLDLSRNNFGGELQEIFGRFTQVEYLVLYGNSYVGGLYSSNILTLPNLSRLDLSYNNFSGRLPSEISQSLMFLVLAYNNFSGDIPHEYGNIPRLQALDLSFNRLTGSIPASFGKLTSLLWLMLANNSLSGEIPREIGNCSSLLWFNVANNQLSGGFHPELTKMGSNPFPTFEVNRRTMDNTISRSGECLVMRRWIPAEFPPFKFVYATFTNKSCRTLWNHVLKGKCIFPVCPAGSIVDPLDISGYLQLSGNKLSGEVPANISQMKKLSMLHLGFNEFEGKLPIEIGLLPLAFLNLTRNKFSSQIPQEIGNLSSLQNLDLSYNNFSGNFPTSLNDLSEMSKFNISYNPFISGVIPSSGQLATFEKDSFLGNPLLQLPGFFNQPGNNNTSSGERDNGREEDEDDGAAIDMLVFYWSTFSFYVVALMGILVLMYLDCPWCRAWLRLVDAFTVSMKSMLS from the exons ATGGTAGTATCGCCTGGGATTATGGCAGATGGTGATTCTAACTCACTACTTAGCTTGGTCTCTTTCTTACTCTTTATTCTGATCACCG CCACAGCAGTGACCGGAGACAGTGATAGGGAGGTCTTATTGAGCTTTAAATCTTACCTTCAATCTTGGAACCCAACAGAACGAGGAAAGTACAATGAATGGGAAACAACAGAGAAGCAAGGTGTGTGTCAATGGCCTGGGATCATATGTACCCCTGAGGGAAGTAGAATCATAGGGATCAATCTAAgagattccactatctcaggTCCTTTATTCGGCAACTTTTCTGCCTTAACGCAGCTCGCATTTCTTGATTTATCAAACAACACTATCGGAGGGTCGATTCCAGATGACCTGAACCGCTGCCACAACTTAAAGCATCTGAATCTTTCTCTTAATATCATTGAAGGGGAGCTTAGCTTTTCCGGGCTATCCAATCTTGAGGTTCTTGATCTATCGGTGAATAGGATTGAGGGTGATGTTCACTCTAGCTTCCCATTGTTATGCAACAGCTTGATTGTTGCAAATCTATCGACCAATAACTTTAGTGGGAGAATAGATGACATCTTCAATGAGTGTAGGTATCTGAAGTATGTCGACTTGAGATACAATGGATTCAGTGGAGAGATATGGTCTGATTTTAGGAGACTGGTCAAGTTTTCAGTTTCTAGGAATCGTCTCTCCGGTAATATCTCAGCTTCCATGTTCAGGGGGAACTGCACTTTGCAAGTGTTGGATTTGTCTGGGAACGGTTTTGCCGGGGAGTTTCCGGGACAAGTTTCAAATTGTCAGAACCTGAATGTATTGGATCTGTGGGGAAACAACTTCAGGGGAAACATTCCAGCTGAGATAGGATCCATATCATCTCTCAGAGGTTTGTACTTTGGGAAGAATGAGTTTTCTCGAGACATACCGGAAACTCTCCTGAACTTGAGCAACTTGGTGTTTCTGGACTTGAGCAGAAACAACTTTGGAGGAGAGCTACAGGAAATATTCGGGAGGTTCACTCAAGTAGAGTATCTAGTTCTGTATGGGAACTCATACGTTGGAGGTCTCTATTCTTCTAACATCCTCACGTTGCCTAATCTTTCAAGGCTTGATCTTAGCTACAACAACTTTTCAGGCCGGTTGCCTTCTGAAATCTCCCAGAGCTTGATGTTCTTGGTTCTTGCTTATAATAACTTCAGCGGCGATATACCACATGAGTATGGGAACATTCCGAGGCTTCAAGCACTTGATCTCTCGTTTAACAGGCTGACCGGTTCAATACCAGCTTCTTTTGGAAAGTTGACATCTCTTTTGTGGCTTATGCTTGCAAATAACTCTCTGTCAGGAGAAATCCCACGCGAGATTGGAAACTGCTCGAGTCTATTGTGGTTTAACGTGGCGAACAACCAGCTCTCTGGTGGATTCCATCCAGAATTGACTAAAATGGGTAGCAATCCTTTTCCAACGTTTGAAGTGAATAGGCGAACCATGGACAACACAATCTCTCGTTCCGGTGAATGCTTGGTGATGAGGAGATGGATTCCTGCAGAGTTCCCTCCTTTCAAGTTTGTGTACGCAACCTTTACAAACAAGAGTTGCAGAACCCTGTGGAACCATGTTCTTAAAGGGAAATGTATATTTCCTGTATGCCCTGCTGGTTCTATAGTGGACCCCCTTGATATTTCAGGCTATCTTCAGCTCAGTGGAAACAAGCTATCCGGTGAGGTTCCGGCAAATATATCTCAGATGAAGAAGTTGAGTATGCTTCATTTGGGGTTCAATGAGTTTGAAGGGAAACTGCCTATAGAGATTGGACTATTGCCTTTGGCGTTTCTTAACCTGACCAGAAACAAGTTCTCAAGCCAGATTCCTCAAGAAATCGGAAACCTAAGCAGTCTGCAGAATCTTGATCTGTCTTACAACAATTTCTCAGGAAACTTTCCAACGAGTTTGAATGACTTGAGTGAGATGAGTAAGTTCAACATCTCATATAACCCTTTCATTTCTGGTGTGATACCATCGTCAGGACAACTTGCAACCTTTGAAAAAGACTCCTTTCTTGGAAATCCGCTGCTGCAGCTTCCTGGTTTCTTTAACCAACCAGGGAACAACAATACGAGCTCAGGAGAACGAGATaatggaagagaagaagatgaagacgatGGAGCTGCTATTGACATGTTGGTCTTCTATTGGAGTACGTTTTCATTTTATGTGGTTGCGCTGATGGGCATTCTTGTACTCATGTACTTAGATTGTCCTTGGTGTCGAGCATGGCTCCGTCTTGTCGATGCTTTCACGGTATCTATGAAAAGTATGTTGTCTTAA
- the LOC103852893 gene encoding probable LRR receptor-like serine/threonine-protein kinase At1g74360 isoform X1 — protein MVSPGIMADGDSKSLSLFAFLLFVLTTATAVAGDSLDSDREVLLSFKSHLESRNPTERGKYNEWETTEKQDVCHWPGITCTPDKSRVTGISLTDSTISGPLFGNFSALTQLTFLDLSSNTIGGSIPDDLSRCHSLKHLNLSNNIIRGELSLSGLSNLEVLDLSVNKISGDVRSSFPLICNSLVVANLSTNNFSGRIDDVFNECRYLKYVNLRYNRFSGEIWSGFRRLVKFSVSGNRLSGNISASMFRGNCNLQVLDLSGNGFVGEFPGQVSNCQNLNVLDLWGNNFTGNIPAELGSISSLRGLHLGNNMFSRDIPETLLSLSNLVFLGLSRNNFGGDVQEIFGRFTQVKYLVLYGNSYVGGIHSSNILTLPNLSRLDLSYNNFSGRLPAEISQNLTFLILAYNNFSGDIPREYGNMPRLQALDLSSNRLTGSIPASFGKLTSLLWLMLANNSLSGEIPREIGNCSSLLWLNVANNQLSGGLYPELTNMGSNPTPTFEVNRQSEDYIVAGSGECLVMKRWIPAEFPPFIFGLESLTKRSCRSLWDHVREGKCIFPVCPPGSTVGPLDVSGYLQLSGNKMSGEVPANISQMKKLSMLHLGFNEFEGKLPTEIGQLPLVFLNLTRNKFSGQIPREIGNIYNLQNLDLSYNNFSGNFPTSLNDLNEMSKFNISYNPFIHGVIPSRGQLATFGKDSFLGNTLLQLPSFFNQPGNNNTSSGERDNGREEDEDDESAIDMLAFCWSTVLFYVVALIGTLVLIYFDCPWSRAWLRLIDTFMSSLKSKLS, from the exons ATGGTATCGCCTGGGATTATGGCAGATGGTGATTCTAAATCACTTAGCTTGTTCGCTTTCTTACTCTTTGTTTTGACCACCG CCACAGCAGTGGCCGGAGATTCTCTGGACAGTGATCGTGAGGTCTTGTTGAGCTTTAAATCTCACCTTGAATCTCGGAACCCAACAGAACGAGGGAAGTACAACGAATGGGAAACAACAGAGAAGCAAGATGTGTGTCATTGGCCTGGGATCACATGTACCCCTGACAAAAGTAGAGTCACAGGGATCAGTCTAACGGATTCCACCATCTCAGGTCCTCTATTCGGCAACTTCTCTGCCTTGACGCAGCTCACATTTCTTGATTTATCAAGTAACACGATCGGAGGGTCGATTCCAGATGACCTGAGCCGTTGCCACAGCTTAAAGCATCTGAATCTTTCTAATAACATCATTAGAGGGGAGCTTAGCTTATCCGGGCTATCGAATCTTGAGGTTCTTGATCTGTCCGTGAATAAAATTTCCGGTGATGTTCGCTCTAGCTTCCCATTGATATGCAACAGCTTGGTTGTTGCAAATCTATCGACAAATAACTTCAGTGGCAGAATAGATGACGTCTTCAATGAGTGTAGGTATCTGAAGTATGTCAACTTGAGATACAACAGATTCAGTGGAGAGATATGGTCTGGTTTTAGGAGACTGGTCAAGTTTTCAGTTTCTGGGAATCGTCTCTCCGGTAATATCTCAGCTTCCATGTTCAGGGGGAACTGCAATTTGCAAGTGTTGGATTTGTCTGGGAACGGTTTTGTCGGGGAGTTTCCGGGACAAGTTTCGAATTGTCAGAACCTGAATGTGTTGGATCTGTGGGGAAACAACTTCACGGGAAACATTCCAGCTGAGTTAGGATCCATATCATCTCTCAGAGGTTTGCACTTGGGGAATAATATGTTTTCTCGAGACATACCGGAAACTCTCCTGAGCTTGAGCAACTTGGTGTTTCTGGGCCTAAGCAGAAACAACTTTGGAGGAGATGTACAGGAAATATTCGGGAGATTCACTCAAGTGAAGTATCTAGTTCTGTATGGGAACTCGTACGTTGGAGGTATCCATTCTTCTAACATCCTCACGTTACCTAATCTTTCAAGGCTTGATCTTAGCTACAACAACTTTTCAGGCCGGTTGCCTGCTGAAATCTCGCAGAATTTGACCTTCTTGATTCTTGCTTATAATAACTTCAGCGGCGATATACCACGTGAGTATGGGAACATGCCGAGGCTTCAAGCACTTGATCTCTCATCTAACAGGCTGACTGGTTCAATACCAGCTTCTTTTGGAAAGTTAACATCTCTCCTGTGGCTTATGCTTGCGAATAACTCTCTGTCAGGAGAAATTCCACGCGAGATTGGAAACTGCTCGAGTCTATTGTGGCTTAACGTGGCGAACAACCAGCTCTCTGGTGGACTCTATCCTGAACTGACTAATATGGGTAGCAATCCTACTCCAACGTTTGAAGTGAACCGGCAAAGCGAGGACTACATAGTTGCTGGTTCCGGTGAATGCTTGGTGATGAAGAGATGGATTCCTGCAGAGTTCCCTCCTTTCATATTTGGATTGGAAAGTCTTACAAAAAGGAGTTGCAGAAGCCTGTGGGACCATGTTCGTGAAGGTAAATGTATATTTCCTGTATGCCCTCCTGGTTCTACTGTGGGTCCACTTGATGTTTCAGGCTATCTTCAGCTCAGTGGAAACAAGATGTCCGGCGAGGTTCCGGCAAATATATCTCAGATGAAGAAGTTGAGTATGCTTCACTTGGGGTTCAATGAGTTTGAAGGGAAACTTCCTACAGAGATTGGACAATTGCCTCTTGTGTTTCTTAACCTGACCAGAAACAAGTTCTCAGGCCAGATTCCTCGAGAAATCggaaatatatataatctgCAGAATCTTGATCTGTCCTACAACAATTTCTCAGGAAACTTTCCAACGAGTTTGAATGACTTGAATGAGATGAGTAAGTTCAACATCTCGTATAACCCTTTCATACATGGTGTGATACCATCTAGGGGACAGCTTGCAACGTTTGGAAAAGACTCCTTTCTAGGAAATACTCTGCTGCAGCTTCCTAGTTTCTTCAACCAACCAGGGAACAACAATACGAGCTCAGGAGAACGAGATAATGGAAGAGAagaggatgaagatgatgaatctGCTATAGACATGTTGGCTTTCTGTTGGAGtactgttttattttatgtggTTGCGCTGATAGGCACTCTAGTACTGATATACTTTGATTGTCCTTGGTCTCGAGCATGGCTCCGCCTTATCGATACTTTCATGTCATCTTTGAAAAGTAAGTTGTCTTAA
- the LOC103852893 gene encoding probable LRR receptor-like serine/threonine-protein kinase At1g74360 isoform X2, translating into MVSPGIMADGDSKSLSLFAFLLFVLTTATAVAGDSLDSDREVLLSFKSHLESRNPTERGKYNEWETTEKQDVCHWPGITCTPDKSRVTGISLTDSTISGPLFGNFSALTQLTFLDLSSNTIGGSIPDDLSRCHSLKHLNLSNNIIRGELSLSGLSNLEVLDLSVNKISGDVRSSFPLICNSLVVANLSTNNFSGRIDDVFNECRYLKYVNLRYNRFSGEIWSGFRRLVKFSVSGNRLSGNISASMFRGNCNLQVLDLSGNGFVGEFPGQVSNCQNLNVLDLWGNNFTGNIPAELGSISSLRGLHLGNNMFSRDIPETLLSLSNLVFLGLSRNNFGGDVQEIFGRFTQVKYLVLYGNSYVGGRLPAEISQNLTFLILAYNNFSGDIPREYGNMPRLQALDLSSNRLTGSIPASFGKLTSLLWLMLANNSLSGEIPREIGNCSSLLWLNVANNQLSGGLYPELTNMGSNPTPTFEVNRQSEDYIVAGSGECLVMKRWIPAEFPPFIFGLESLTKRSCRSLWDHVREGKCIFPVCPPGSTVGPLDVSGYLQLSGNKMSGEVPANISQMKKLSMLHLGFNEFEGKLPTEIGQLPLVFLNLTRNKFSGQIPREIGNIYNLQNLDLSYNNFSGNFPTSLNDLNEMSKFNISYNPFIHGVIPSRGQLATFGKDSFLGNTLLQLPSFFNQPGNNNTSSGERDNGREEDEDDESAIDMLAFCWSTVLFYVVALIGTLVLIYFDCPWSRAWLRLIDTFMSSLKSKLS; encoded by the exons ATGGTATCGCCTGGGATTATGGCAGATGGTGATTCTAAATCACTTAGCTTGTTCGCTTTCTTACTCTTTGTTTTGACCACCG CCACAGCAGTGGCCGGAGATTCTCTGGACAGTGATCGTGAGGTCTTGTTGAGCTTTAAATCTCACCTTGAATCTCGGAACCCAACAGAACGAGGGAAGTACAACGAATGGGAAACAACAGAGAAGCAAGATGTGTGTCATTGGCCTGGGATCACATGTACCCCTGACAAAAGTAGAGTCACAGGGATCAGTCTAACGGATTCCACCATCTCAGGTCCTCTATTCGGCAACTTCTCTGCCTTGACGCAGCTCACATTTCTTGATTTATCAAGTAACACGATCGGAGGGTCGATTCCAGATGACCTGAGCCGTTGCCACAGCTTAAAGCATCTGAATCTTTCTAATAACATCATTAGAGGGGAGCTTAGCTTATCCGGGCTATCGAATCTTGAGGTTCTTGATCTGTCCGTGAATAAAATTTCCGGTGATGTTCGCTCTAGCTTCCCATTGATATGCAACAGCTTGGTTGTTGCAAATCTATCGACAAATAACTTCAGTGGCAGAATAGATGACGTCTTCAATGAGTGTAGGTATCTGAAGTATGTCAACTTGAGATACAACAGATTCAGTGGAGAGATATGGTCTGGTTTTAGGAGACTGGTCAAGTTTTCAGTTTCTGGGAATCGTCTCTCCGGTAATATCTCAGCTTCCATGTTCAGGGGGAACTGCAATTTGCAAGTGTTGGATTTGTCTGGGAACGGTTTTGTCGGGGAGTTTCCGGGACAAGTTTCGAATTGTCAGAACCTGAATGTGTTGGATCTGTGGGGAAACAACTTCACGGGAAACATTCCAGCTGAGTTAGGATCCATATCATCTCTCAGAGGTTTGCACTTGGGGAATAATATGTTTTCTCGAGACATACCGGAAACTCTCCTGAGCTTGAGCAACTTGGTGTTTCTGGGCCTAAGCAGAAACAACTTTGGAGGAGATGTACAGGAAATATTCGGGAGATTCACTCAAGTGAAGTATCTAGTTCTGTATGGGAACTCGTACGTTGGAG GCCGGTTGCCTGCTGAAATCTCGCAGAATTTGACCTTCTTGATTCTTGCTTATAATAACTTCAGCGGCGATATACCACGTGAGTATGGGAACATGCCGAGGCTTCAAGCACTTGATCTCTCATCTAACAGGCTGACTGGTTCAATACCAGCTTCTTTTGGAAAGTTAACATCTCTCCTGTGGCTTATGCTTGCGAATAACTCTCTGTCAGGAGAAATTCCACGCGAGATTGGAAACTGCTCGAGTCTATTGTGGCTTAACGTGGCGAACAACCAGCTCTCTGGTGGACTCTATCCTGAACTGACTAATATGGGTAGCAATCCTACTCCAACGTTTGAAGTGAACCGGCAAAGCGAGGACTACATAGTTGCTGGTTCCGGTGAATGCTTGGTGATGAAGAGATGGATTCCTGCAGAGTTCCCTCCTTTCATATTTGGATTGGAAAGTCTTACAAAAAGGAGTTGCAGAAGCCTGTGGGACCATGTTCGTGAAGGTAAATGTATATTTCCTGTATGCCCTCCTGGTTCTACTGTGGGTCCACTTGATGTTTCAGGCTATCTTCAGCTCAGTGGAAACAAGATGTCCGGCGAGGTTCCGGCAAATATATCTCAGATGAAGAAGTTGAGTATGCTTCACTTGGGGTTCAATGAGTTTGAAGGGAAACTTCCTACAGAGATTGGACAATTGCCTCTTGTGTTTCTTAACCTGACCAGAAACAAGTTCTCAGGCCAGATTCCTCGAGAAATCggaaatatatataatctgCAGAATCTTGATCTGTCCTACAACAATTTCTCAGGAAACTTTCCAACGAGTTTGAATGACTTGAATGAGATGAGTAAGTTCAACATCTCGTATAACCCTTTCATACATGGTGTGATACCATCTAGGGGACAGCTTGCAACGTTTGGAAAAGACTCCTTTCTAGGAAATACTCTGCTGCAGCTTCCTAGTTTCTTCAACCAACCAGGGAACAACAATACGAGCTCAGGAGAACGAGATAATGGAAGAGAagaggatgaagatgatgaatctGCTATAGACATGTTGGCTTTCTGTTGGAGtactgttttattttatgtggTTGCGCTGATAGGCACTCTAGTACTGATATACTTTGATTGTCCTTGGTCTCGAGCATGGCTCCGCCTTATCGATACTTTCATGTCATCTTTGAAAAGTAAGTTGTCTTAA
- the LOC103853407 gene encoding uncharacterized protein LOC103853407, which produces METSHELNFINPLASKHEAEDSILRLSSSSSSSSSFSSCSSVEAEPRPDDQSPPTQIMERSTNNATSTPPYRIPPHVFEITSSTAPAEWSTLSNESLFSIHMGDNTFTEEIDYFKSGELTFPQPPSPRTPTLPSPPQSKNQGGASGVVEEVKTPVHIDKKAAETDKAYHASKDQEQKAAASIRDVIMANKDKTNKLDHSVSRRSEDFSVKSFAFPVFGNADKGGLQGSTQQKKQKIFLEAEGDEGLKKEEAFSKPVTPKAEADRGCNRYPRWLSCFPCCPTSCV; this is translated from the exons ATGGAAACGTCACATGAGCTGAACTTTATCAATCCCTTAGCCTCTAAACACGAAGCAGAAGATTCAATCCTACggctatcttcttcttcttcttcttcttcctccttctcttcttgttcttcCGTAGAAGCAGAACCAAGACCTGATGATCAATCTCCTCCAACACAAATCATGGAGAGATCTACAAACAACGCAACCTCAACACCTCCTTACAGAATCCCTCCACACGTTTTCGAAATAACGTCCTCTACAGCTCCAGCTGAATGGAGCACTCTCTCCAACGAATCTCTCTTCAGCATCCACATGGGAGACAATACCTTCACTGAAGAAATAGATTACTTCAAATCAGGCGAGCTCACCTTTCCTCAACCTCCTTCACCGAGAACTCCGACTTTACCATCTCCGCCTCAAAGCAAAAACCAAGGAGGAGCAAGTGGAGTTGTGGAGGAGGTCAAAACTCCGGTGCATATAGACAAGAAAGCAGCTGAAACAGACAAAGCGTACCACGCAAGTAAAGACCAAGAACAAAAGGCTGCAGCAAGTATTAGGGATGTTATCATGGCTAATAAAGACAAAACCAATAAACTAGATCATTCGGTTTCTCGTCGTTCGGAAGATTTTAGCGTCAAGTCTTTCGCTTTTCCAGT ATTCGGGAATGCAGATAAGGGCGGCTTGCAAGGATCAACGCAACAAAAGAAACAGAAGATTTTTTTAGAGGCTGAAGGAGATGAAGGGTTGAAGAAAGAGGAAGCTTTTTCTAAACCTGTTACTCCTAAGGCAGAAGCTGATCGTGGCTGTAATCGCTACCCTAGATGGTTATCTTGCTTCCCTTGCTGCCCAACTTCATGTGTCTAA